AATTCCGGTCCGGTCAAAATTTttgtttctcacaaatttgccactttataaagtcacaaatttaaagtttgcgactttataaagtgacaaatttgtgagtttttttcttcttggaaTATTGTCCCCAccttctaaaaaaatatataattatacgtggccctaataagCCGTCGCACAAACTGTTTTcaggaacaaaacaacaacaacaacaacaacaacacaaaaacattatCGAAACGACTTGAGATCGCAACCAGTACAATCCGAGTGGGATAAATGCAACCTCCCCGCTTTTCTGGAAAGCAGCACTGAAGTCGCTTTTGTTAAATCTTCTCTGGCTAGGATCCAAAAAGAACATCTACACGGAGGCGTCGAAGCAAATGTTGATCTCCTCTCCGCCACCGGTGCTCACTCTTCACCTGAAGAGATTTCAGCAGGTGATCCAGCAGGAACAAAAAAATTCTCATTCACACATACTCATTCTTCTGTTcaattccttccttccttcgttTTCTCCAGAACGCCTACAGTATTTCTAAGGTGAACCGACACGTGCCCTTCCCTCTGATTCTGGATCTCGCCCCTTTTTGTGCCCTCAAGAGTAAGGTACAGtaaatacataatttttttggggggaatttagCTTTATGTAAATAAGGTATTCGCTTTTAGCCCACTGTGTCACTcctgggtattttttttcctatcatttaactcattcactgccagcccagttaaaaatggatctttgacgtgtatagtcgtcaatggcactgaatgagttaaaattcttAAATTTCCAAAAAGTTTCCCAGAAACTTCTGATGTCTCTTCAATAACACATTTATTTCTCCTTGCAGAACGTGGCTGAAGGTGAATGTCAAATTCTTTACAGCTTGTACGGCATTGTGGAGCACAGCGGCACAATGAGGTCCGGTCACTACACGGCGTTCGTGAAAGTGCGACCCCAGAACTCCAAACCGTCCTCAAGCAAGCTTGAAGGTAAGAACGAATACTAAGGGATGTATCACAAAcggcaatatcgcaatattaaaactgccactggTGACCATACCGTCATCGTAATGGACTGATAAAGAAGGTTATCTTCTCGGATCAGGTGTAATCTGATTGATGAAACCTATTTCCACCCCCATAGGAGAGGCACCCGGAGGTTCGTGGTTCCACATCAGCGACACCAGCGTGCAGCTCGTGAGCGAGAGCAGAGTGCAGAGTAGCCAAGCCTACCTCCTGTTCTACGAGAGGATCCGCTAACACTCGTCAAATGTGTGCCTCTATGCCCGCCTGCTGCTCTCGCTCTACTGACATTATGGTGACTTCTCAGAGGACATTTAGTGCTGACATTTTACAGCAGTTTGTTTCACAGACTCATGGGAAGGTGTCAAGGTGTGCAAATACAAGGTCCAAATGTTGAACAAATAATTTGTACACAAACTCAGAATAATTACATATTGTTGATGATGGGGTggaattacatttaaatttttattttgtatgaatatgcaataaaatacagtacatgtggaaaaaaaatgtgcgtcCTGTCCCTCAAAGTGATGGTTTGTTTAGCGCATGCGCACAAGGCTTAGCCCTGCTTCTGCTTTTGCTGACTGTGGTTCCGGATGGGCACATTCGTCTCGACCCAGAACACACAAATGGTACCGCTAACGAGCTGACACGTCAGGTCGGTCATCATTCAACGTTTTCACCGATTATTTTACAACTAACATAAATTTTTACGACGTTAACTTGATCATTGCGCTTGCTTTCAATTACATGGCGATAACGGCCTCGCctaagtggggggggggaacaaagcTCGGCTTTTATCATTTGCCAACTAAACGCTTTCAAACTTAATCCAGTAAGTTTAATACAAACATTTgtcgacaaaaaataaaaataaaacgtcgtAAAGCAAGAGGTTTTcgccacagttttttttttttctctccctcagCTCCACCGTGTGTGCTTCGCCAAGTTGGCCAAACATGAGTCAGCATTTTAAACTTGTCTTGACTAGCTGGAAAGTGCTAATAATATAGCTTACTCGACAATTCATTATGTACAGTACTCCCACATAAGAGGTGTCAAACCGTATGGCGTCACAAAAACGATGCTCAATTTTTATGGAAATGCATTGTATGATGACGCTAGCGGTGTTCCTGATATTATGGtcctcgtttttttgtttttttgttttgttataccgctgcaaaaaaaaaaaaccctttcaACAAAAAAGCACCTTACTAACTCAACTTTTCGCTTTTAATTTTATAGGTACGTACCACATGTTTCCAAACGAATACGTgatgtgagggggaaaaaagccctgaaagtgttatttttcttgactaaataaataaatatacaataaaaaaaaaaagactagaagTAATGTTTAGGTTAATGGCAGTAAATCACCAAAATATTGAACGTGACATGAAAGAGTAAGAGAAACACGTTTTACAGTTGAGATTGCTATCAAACTAAACAGAAAGCAAAGTACACgtcgtgtatttaaaacaactcgCTGCATAtgaagtgctgtacatggagtaAAAAATGAGTCATGCaatgaaggccgataaagcgaaaataaataaattaatatcacAACCTGTATCTCTGTGTTATACTGCCACAAGGTGGCCATATAGGGGAATAGTATTTAAGGGGTTACAGAATGATTTTCTCTTATTTCACAACACCAACGTATCatagaatcattttttttaagtaaaagccCTGAATTTCATTGACTTTGTGACTCCTCCATGTGACTCCTCAGGCCGAGTCAACCATGCTGCTCCAAGCCCAGCGCGTGTCCGTGTTCACCTTCCAGTCGGCCGTGCACAGCGCTCACGTCCTGCAGTGTCTGGacgagcagcggcggcgagaTGTTCTGTGCGACGTGACCGTGGTGGTGGAAGGCCGCAGCTTCCGGGCCCATGCTGCCGTCCTGGCCTCGTGCAGCGAGTACTTCCACGGCCGCATCGCCGCCTCTGACTCCAAGCACAACGCCATCGTCGCCCTGCCAGATGAGGTCAGTTTGGGAACGCTGTCCGATTTTCTATGGCGCTTGTCCTCATGTGGCTTACTTTGTCAGTTGACTTTTGACGAGAGGTGGGAAACACCCTGCACTGCTTCCCAGTAGTGCTGTTACTGTTGAATATGTTTAGAATCGATTAAGCTATCATATCGATTAATTGActcattaattttgtattaaagtgtattgcaaaagcatttttccccctgattactatttattaaccagttattggtgtttatttcatactttgtttttgtatagtgattaaaaaaagagggGTTGATTTTGTGCTGTTACcggttctgtcattgttttccaaaataaaataaaatgtcttaatttgattaagcacagaagataatcaaccttctttcatgaaggactacagaaatcagtgaacagttactgttgatatgctgaaatctgaggatttggaccatttaaaaaaaaaaatggctccaaaagattactcaattattattaagatagttgtcgattaatttgataatccagtcgcaacgcagcagacacatccacgtgAAACTTTAGCAGTACTAAATGGgttcaagttgtattttgcaaatttaaaaatgcttagaatttcacaagtgacttcatgtttgtaagaaaagaaaaatgcactgagctgttgccaacgtcttacaaatgcaattatgccatctagtggcagaacaatgacctcaacacaatcaATATCACTGGTTTCTTTTTATAGTACAGTACTTCTTTataattttaacttaattttatgaattattatgaaattactgtgtgtATCAGTTATTCTtaagattttcgctatttgtacTGTACAGGTGGCATTTGTTGCCATTACTCACTATTCAAGTTCAAACTTTCCTCATTTGTGTGCTGGTTAAATGGCATAAACATTTGATCATATCTAATCAATTGTCCACCTCTTTTGCCTCAGGTGACAGCGCAAGGCTTCGAACCTTTACTCCAGTTTGCCTACACGTCAAAGCTTCTCTTCACCAAAGAAAACATCCACCAGATTCAAAACTGCGCCAAACTTTTGGGCTTTCACAACCTGGAGTCGGCGTGCTTCGATTTCCTCATCCCCAAGTTTTCTGAGCCCAAAGCGCATGAAGTCAAGCCGAGGGTCTGCTGTCAGAGTGGCCGGGCAAAAGCGCACGACTCCAACTTGCCAACGGACCTCCCGTCGCCGTTGCCTTCGCCCGCTCCTGTCCCGACCCACGACTTGTGTTTGCAAACTTGCGGGCCGCAAATGCCTTCGCTGCCCTTGGAATTGTCGGCCAACATCGTGTGCCCGATGTTGGCTCCGCCCGATCCGGACGAAGCGGGTCATTCCTCTCGGATGTGCGCCGGCGACGTTTTGGCCGCGGACGACGTTTGCGGTCAAAGCCAGTTGGGTCTGCCGCGCGAGCTGTCGGCCGCGGCGCACGCGGACCCGCAAGACGGGATCGAGCCCGGCGAGAGGCTCGACGCCGACTGCGGCCTCGCTTCTTGCCCAGGCGCCGAAGATTGCGCTCAGTTGTTCCAGCAGTCGGCCAAGGACGAGGAGTTCCCCGAGAGAAGCAGGGAGGAGCGGGAAGTCGCCGAGCATCTGGCGAAAGGGTTTTGGTCCGATCTGTGCACGCCGCCTCAGGCTCAGACGATGCCCGCCTTGGAGCAGAGCAATCTGGAAAAAGCCTCCTCGGACTTCCATTGGCTCAAGCAGCTGGACCTCACCTCCAATCCGGCTGACTGTCCGTTCCTCAGGGAGCTCGGCACGGGCGACGAGGCCAACTCGCGCACCGACACGCTGTCCCCGTCGGAGAAGAGCCCCTGCATATCCTCGATCAACTCGGGGGACGACTCCGACATGGACACCGATGGAGATACGGAGGCCAACAACAGGAGAGCGGCCGAGGTCAGCATCACATTCTGAACATGATTCACCAACAGTGATAGACCAATATGGGGTTTTTCAAagtcgataccgattattagtcctCAAGGAGACcgctaaccgatatttcaagctgatattcatttgcagtaaggGAGAAAATATTaccttaaatataaaataaactaaaaaaaaaaaaaattcttttaattgtgtttgttaaaaacaattaaaaacagcagggaacttccagggtcattataaataaagttttctaaaatgtcaacataatttgctaattttataataattattattgttattattttaataaaaaagggtagggagttcccagtgtctGCATTTTTATAAAGGGGAAATTTAAATACATCCATTTATAAAAGGTTTCagaagatcttcgcagacagtgaaaaattgtctgaataaatatgtttgaaatgtctgcgacaagtaaaaagtgtctgttaccatcttacaaatcctgcttaaaaccctaaatttgctgcgttcgcaagcattcaccgctcggtgagataccagctttatcgacATTCAGACCAAAATagcaaatatcggcaccgataatttacattttttttattattatttatttatttatttattttttacatttttacatttatgagaTGAAACTGAATTCAGAcatcacaaaaatgtaaaaaaaataaaaataaaaataaaataataataataataatggacatAATTATGtgccccccactagtctaaatacaacattctgattaatattgcatttgtggaatatgaattaagcagaaaaatgcaCCCATCGAATCCAtcgcagggggcggccattttgccatgccctgtcgaaaatgacatcacagtgcctaaggcTCAGcttttgaatgtcacatgactgaACCCAGCTGCTTAATTTAAATTCCACAAATcgtcgctgtcctgtgaaaaaaaacacttgtctATAAACATTTTAGGGATGTTTGCATTCAGCTTCATcctataaatgttaaaaaaaaacaacaaaaaaaaaaacaataatgcacATTTGAACTTCTATGTATACTGGGAAAAACCCAATCGGCAATATCGCGAGGTCACAAACGATAATCGGCATTGTTGTGAGGGAACCCCCGCTGACTGTCTGCCACCACTGTGCAGATTGAGTTGCCGTTCCCGGTGGAGCAGATCTCCACGCTGAGTCGCAGCGCTTTCCAGCAGCTTCTCAAGCGCCATTCCATGACTCCCGAGCAGCTGGAGTTTGTTCACGACGTCCGGCGCCGAAGCAAAAACCGGGCGGCGGCGCAGCGGTGCAGGAAGAGGAAGATGGACAGCATACAACATCTTGACAGTGAAATCAAGACATTAGTAAGTCGCTTCAATTGTGTTCATGGAAAATCATTATTTGAACACATTTATACTGTATTGTGGATACTTCTTTAACAATGGGCTTTTCGAGCTTTAATGTATAAATATACAGAAacccaaaagacaaattgtttaACAGACATCTCGCCTAACTGCTGGAAATTCCACAATTGTCACTTATGAATATATCAAAGGTATTGATGTAATAACATTTTCAATTTTGATTGCAAAACAAGATTGATTCTGAGAAATGAAAGACGTTCTATCCATCGTGTTGCAGAGAAGCGAGAAGGAGAAGCTTCTTCAGGAGCGCGCAGAACTGGAGCAGAACCTGGAGGAAACCCGCCAGAGTCTTTGCAGGCTGTGCAAGAGCGTCAGCGCCGAAACCGCCTCGGACCAGGACCACCTGCACTTCCTGGCCAAGCTCTCGGCGCCGGACTTGCCGGCGTCGCCGCACCTCGCCGACAAAGATGCGTGAAGCGAGCGGTAAGTTTGGAGGTCTCCTGGTTTGGACGTACTTCACATTTCCTATCATTCATGTCCAGGGATTGGACTTTTTGATATCGCGAGACTTTAGCAACACTTTAGCATTTTTCATGAACGTCAACATCGATATGAATTTTACGTTAGCATAGTGTGTTAATAACCGTACAGTAGGCATCCGTTGTTTGATTTCTCAGGGAAGGACTCGACCTGATCCCGATACCTCCGCATTAACACATCACCCTAACACATTTTTAGCATTGTCAAGTGTTCTGTTACTGTACCACGAAACTGTGTCCCTaaacaaatatgcaaaagcactaaCTGAACTTTTTGTTACAATACTGTGACTGCTAACACACATCGTTGGTAGTGTTGTTGAAAATAAATTGCATGGCTTCACGAGAAAGGGTTCTCGTGCCTGAAAGGGCGACACGAGAAAAACGTGTTATTTCATGCAAATTGTGccttaggcatttttttttttttttattctttctaaCTCTCGAGCACTGTTGCACATTAACCCAAAGCCTTTATTGACTGACGTCTGCATATggagtattttttattaaatgtcttctttttaataaaaaacgccttgtgtATAAGATGCTCTCATGAAATGGTCGTCTAAAAATGGACTGTAGTAGCGCCGCTGCGCCTGTAGGTGGTAGTACAAGTCAAGAATTTCAATGATCATTTGTTGAAACGGAACAATGCAAGATTTGTAAATATTATAATTCACAAGTGACAAGTAAGTTCTCTCAAGATATCTATTTTTAAATTGGACACAGATTGGCGCATTGTAGAGATTTTACTGCTCGTTTTAAGGaagtgaaaacattttaacttaaaaatgcCGACATTAtaacaaacttttgttttggaaaGTGAGAAGTAAAATTCAATACAGAAGGAATCTTCGCAACAAACTTTACAACTTATTGGTGTGACAGCATGATTGTTTTTCTTATATTCTTTTAGAATCACAATGATGActtgatgggttttttttgaaAGACAAGCAGCCAAACAAATCAAGTCGAATAAAAGCAGCAAGGACACGAGAATCTAGTCATTGTACAAAAGTCTTTCTAAAATGTGCTGACTTTCTCAGGGTCGTGTTTGGCATTGTTGcgtctgttttattttgattttgagaCAACAAAAGGCAATCAAATGTCGATAGTATGTCGTGTGTCTGCCACAGAGCACAGCACCTGATGTTTAATTACACCAAAATCCTGAAACCTAGTACTTAATCataatttttaatcaaattttaaacattcttaACTGCCGTACAAGttgaaaaatgctaaaaaaatcaacaacaaaaaaaaaatcaataaaacaacgTTTTAGCACTTAGCCAATTGTAGTAAACTTTCACAATTAGCATTGGTTCGGGTTGAAGTCCACCACGATTAGTGGAAATTCACAGGCAATTGATGCCGATGCGAAAAGGTTTATAATTCCTCACAGAATGCACTATTTTGTTTAAAGGAAACTCCTTAATTCACTTCAATatataccgatacctggtatcggtactcgcccatccctaataaaaagtgTTGCAACTAGTCCCGGTCTCCCTACTGTATATCTCCATTTACCAGCGTAACCAGCATGAAAACTGTTAGTGGGTGAAAAGCAATCGATTATGCATCTGAGAGTTGACATTTAGTCTGGTCTcactgtcccaatacttttgcaagCGTTTGTGTGCGTAGCGCAACTTCCCATCGCTGACTCGCGTCGTGATCCCACCCAAGAAGTTCACGCTCGCGCACAAGCAGCCGTGCAAAAAACTGCATCTCTGTCCCAACAAGCCATGTTGCATCTACAAATCGACGGGATTACACGGTCAGACATCAGATATGGTCGGCACCTCCTGCCGGCGTGCCGTGACGTGACACGCAATCCTCAAGTTGGTGGTCGTCAAACGTGGCGTTCACTTCTCTGCAATTCTCACCTAACGCCCGCCTCTTCCATTCACCGTTTCCCAAATAAAAACAAGGTCAAAAAATAAAGTAAGATGACCCTGTTTTTTTTGCGAGCGACGCGGGAAAGAGAGACTTGATTTGAGGaggaagaagcagcagcagcagcagctgcgcGACATGGCAAGGTCAGGGGCTGCTAATCCGCGGCCTCATTCATGCCAGATTAAAAACCTGCTCCCAGTTGTGATTAAGAACGCAGGGTTAGAAGATTAAAGAGCGgcaaacaaaatgaaagcacTTTAAGCCCAATCCTGGAATTCATCAGAATACCAAAACCTTAAACGGTTTTAAAGAGGAACTCGATCTGCCAGTTTTCTCTCTGTCGCATGTtttaattgagaaaaaaaaataaaaaatcaatattgaTATTGTAACATTGTCGTTTTAGCTGTGTGGGTCGTTTGCTTTCGGCTGTACTTTGCACAATTACACCAGCGATTATCCCTCTGAAAGGCAAGAGTTGCTAGCAAGGATTAGGAAACAGGGGGATTAGGAATTAATTAAAACATCTGGAGTTTTGTCTAAATCGCACAACATACGTACGGGCTAATAGAACGCACGGGTATGTTACAACTTTCCTGCcctgaatgagctgcaacatCTCTAGTAGATTATGTACTGtccagtcacaaaaaaaaaaaaaaactttcatttttaagaCCTCTTCTGATCTGCAAAAATATTGCAAATGTGTCTCGCAGGGGTCAGAGTGTTACACGGAGTACTTGACTATCATTCCCAACATAAGGTCCTTGACCTTTTTGTGACACAACATTAATCGTATAAGCTGTTAAGCGACTGTATCCTGATTACACGTCTCCATGAACTTCATTTTTTGGGGCACGTATTCCATTGACAGGATTATTACGGAAGAGGAGGGTTCGGAACACTGTAAGCCGCCAGCCAAGTGAGAGAAACTAGAGGACGTATCGACACGCGGCTAGCAAAATGCGCTAGCACCCTTTTCTCTTGATACTTGAGATTAGCTGACAGTTGAATACATGAGTCTCGATTGTTCCTCGTCTCTCAACCAAActtagctgggataggcgccagctcacccatgacccGAGTGAGgttattaattaactcattcactcgc
This genomic stretch from Festucalex cinctus isolate MCC-2025b chromosome 13, RoL_Fcin_1.0, whole genome shotgun sequence harbors:
- the bach1a gene encoding transcription regulator protein BACH1a, with the translated sequence MLLQAQRVSVFTFQSAVHSAHVLQCLDEQRRRDVLCDVTVVVEGRSFRAHAAVLASCSEYFHGRIAASDSKHNAIVALPDEVTAQGFEPLLQFAYTSKLLFTKENIHQIQNCAKLLGFHNLESACFDFLIPKFSEPKAHEVKPRVCCQSGRAKAHDSNLPTDLPSPLPSPAPVPTHDLCLQTCGPQMPSLPLELSANIVCPMLAPPDPDEAGHSSRMCAGDVLAADDVCGQSQLGLPRELSAAAHADPQDGIEPGERLDADCGLASCPGAEDCAQLFQQSAKDEEFPERSREEREVAEHLAKGFWSDLCTPPQAQTMPALEQSNLEKASSDFHWLKQLDLTSNPADCPFLRELGTGDEANSRTDTLSPSEKSPCISSINSGDDSDMDTDGDTEANNRRAAEIELPFPVEQISTLSRSAFQQLLKRHSMTPEQLEFVHDVRRRSKNRAAAQRCRKRKMDSIQHLDSEIKTLRSEKEKLLQERAELEQNLEETRQSLCRLCKSVSAETASDQDHLHFLAKLSAPDLPASPHLADKDA